TTTGGATCATTGGATATTGGAATTTGTTTGTGTTTTGGTGCTTGGTGCTTGGAATTTTATTCTTGCCGGACGCCATACGCCGTAACCGTCAACCGAGTTCAATTCATGGCTGACACCGTCCAAAAGGCGGGCCCCCCCCCATGTAGCGGGGGGGGAGTTTTTTTTGGTGGGAGTTATGGTTATATTAAGGGGGGAGAGATGGAAAGGCTAATTAATTTTTGCATGGTCGGTCTTGTTGACCTCTTTTTTTGGCTGGGATTCTTTTATTGTTTTGCCGTTTGCCGTGTCGGTTTTCTTATAATCGGTGATGTACCAGCCCTTGCCTTTGAATTGGAACGAGCTCAGCGATACTATTTTTTTTGTCTTGCCCTGGCAATAGATGCATTTGGTGATGGGGGGGGCGCCGATGCCCTGCAGGGCTTCGAACGTTTTCCCGCATTTTGAACATCGATACTCGTAGATCGGCATATCCATCACCTCAATAAAGAATATATACCATAGTTGCGGATGGCTGTCAACAAAAAAAATAGTGCATCTTTCAGCGCCATTCGCGCGTCTGTATAGTTTATGAGGAGAATTGTATTTTATGAAGAAATATGCTATAAATTTACACTCAGTCC
The nucleotide sequence above comes from Candidatus Aminicenantes bacterium. Encoded proteins:
- a CDS encoding zinc ribbon domain-containing protein translates to MDMPIYEYRCSKCGKTFEALQGIGAPPITKCIYCQGKTKKIVSLSSFQFKGKGWYITDYKKTDTANGKTIKESQPKKEVNKTDHAKIN